Proteins encoded in a region of the Azospirillum thiophilum genome:
- a CDS encoding class I SAM-dependent DNA methyltransferase produces MRGAALPPAVRLSRQADALAAAGDAAGAEPLYARALAADPMLAGTHNNHGNVLRALGRLDKAAAAYRAAVAHGLDEGMAHYNLGSVLRQAERHAEADDAFRQSLALRPDHAEAWNNHANLLRDLDRFGPAAQAYRRALALRPDWADAHDNLGAVLYLLHEQGAEGEAAALARLWRRDHPGNPLACHIGAAIAGEQAASRAPDGYVRQTFDLFANEFDRKLAELDYCAPALLAGLLADEAPGAILDVLDAGCGTGLCAASLRPRARRLVGVDLSDGMLEHARARGLYDELHAAELVGFLAARPGAFDLVMAADVFCYFGVLDEAFAAAHAALRPGGRLAFTVEELGPDDGRPHRVATHGRYAHAEAYVRAALAAAGLELRRCDHDRLRFESGEPVGGLVVLAERPVS; encoded by the coding sequence ATGCGCGGAGCGGCGCTGCCGCCGGCGGTGCGGCTCAGCCGGCAGGCCGATGCGCTCGCCGCCGCGGGCGACGCGGCGGGGGCGGAACCGCTCTATGCCCGTGCGCTGGCTGCCGACCCGATGCTCGCCGGAACCCACAACAACCACGGCAACGTCCTTCGCGCGCTCGGCCGCCTGGACAAGGCCGCCGCCGCGTATCGCGCCGCCGTCGCCCACGGCCTGGACGAGGGTATGGCGCATTACAATCTCGGTTCCGTCCTGCGTCAGGCCGAACGGCACGCGGAGGCGGACGACGCTTTCCGCCAGTCCCTGGCCCTGCGCCCCGATCATGCGGAGGCGTGGAACAACCACGCCAATCTGCTGCGCGACCTCGACCGCTTCGGGCCGGCGGCGCAGGCCTATCGCCGGGCGCTCGCCCTGCGGCCGGATTGGGCCGACGCCCACGACAATCTCGGTGCCGTGCTCTATCTGCTGCACGAGCAGGGCGCGGAAGGCGAAGCGGCCGCCCTGGCCCGGCTGTGGCGGCGGGACCATCCCGGCAACCCGCTGGCCTGCCACATCGGCGCGGCCATCGCGGGCGAGCAGGCCGCCTCCCGTGCCCCCGACGGGTATGTGCGGCAGACCTTCGACCTGTTCGCGAACGAGTTCGACCGCAAGCTGGCGGAGTTGGATTACTGCGCCCCGGCGCTGCTGGCCGGCCTGTTGGCGGACGAGGCGCCTGGTGCGATCCTCGACGTGCTCGATGCCGGGTGCGGCACCGGGCTTTGCGCGGCCTCGCTGCGGCCCCGCGCCCGCCGGCTGGTCGGCGTCGACCTGTCCGACGGGATGCTGGAGCATGCCCGCGCCCGTGGCCTCTATGATGAGTTGCATGCCGCGGAACTGGTCGGGTTTCTTGCCGCCCGGCCCGGTGCCTTCGATCTTGTGATGGCGGCTGACGTGTTCTGCTATTTCGGCGTTCTGGACGAGGCGTTCGCCGCGGCCCATGCCGCGTTGCGTCCCGGCGGGCGGCTGGCCTTCACGGTGGAGGAACTCGGCCCGGACGATGGCCGTCCGCACCGTGTTGCCACCCACGGGCGATATGCCCATGCCGAAGCCTATGTGCGCGCCGCCCTGGCCGCGGCGGGGCTGGAGTTGAGGCGGTGCGACCACGACCGCCTGCGCTTCGAGAGCGGCGAACCGGTGGGCGGGCTGGTGGTTCTGGCGGAACGGCCGGTCAGTTAG
- a CDS encoding tetratricopeptide repeat protein, with amino-acid sequence MVTILEALTLALDLHLAGRFGEAQELYARILDAEPEQPDALHYLGVLAGQIGRGEFGLTLIDKALALRPVEADIHANRANLLRGLGRLDEAEAGYRHALALRPDFAEAWTDRAFARHGGSDAAAADMAADLLERALRIEPGLEPAREKLVKLLHGRGRLRLESGQVTLALTDLLRAAALAPQDADIAFLLGNILFAAGLRADSVIAFRNALALVPDFLSAALNLGIALAATNRNIAALAPLRQAVRIDPAHPAARDTLAVALRTLGRTDEAAALDAPPARKPSPKPSDPRRPRRPRRAP; translated from the coding sequence TCGAAGCCCTGACGCTCGCGCTCGACCTGCACCTTGCCGGCCGTTTCGGTGAGGCGCAGGAATTGTATGCCCGTATCCTCGATGCCGAACCGGAACAGCCCGACGCCCTGCATTACCTAGGGGTGCTGGCCGGGCAGATCGGCCGTGGCGAATTCGGCCTGACCCTGATCGACAAGGCGCTGGCCCTGCGACCGGTGGAGGCCGACATCCATGCCAATCGCGCCAACCTGCTTCGCGGTCTCGGCCGGCTGGACGAGGCGGAAGCCGGCTATCGCCATGCGCTCGCCCTGCGCCCCGACTTCGCGGAGGCCTGGACCGACCGCGCGTTCGCCCGACACGGCGGCAGCGATGCCGCCGCCGCCGACATGGCCGCGGATCTTTTGGAACGCGCCCTCAGGATCGAACCGGGGTTGGAACCGGCGCGGGAAAAGCTGGTGAAGCTGTTGCATGGGCGCGGCCGGCTGCGGCTCGAGTCCGGGCAGGTGACGCTGGCACTGACCGACCTGCTCCGTGCCGCGGCTCTCGCCCCTCAGGACGCCGATATCGCCTTCCTGCTGGGCAATATCCTGTTCGCGGCGGGGCTGCGCGCGGATTCGGTGATCGCCTTCCGCAATGCCCTGGCACTGGTTCCGGACTTCCTGTCGGCCGCCCTCAATCTCGGGATCGCGCTGGCGGCCACCAACCGCAACATTGCCGCCCTGGCCCCCCTTCGCCAGGCCGTCCGCATCGACCCCGCCCACCCCGCCGCGCGCGACACGCTGGCCGTCGCCTTGCGCACGCTCGGCCGAACCGACGAAGCGGCGGCGCTGGACGCTCCGCCGGCCCGGAAGCCTTCACCCAAACCGAGCGATCCGCGCCGTCCGCGCCGTCCGCGCCGCGCACCCTAA